One Bemisia tabaci chromosome 4, PGI_BMITA_v3 genomic window, CAGTCTGCCTAGTAAATTCAAGAAGCTATTAGTCCCAGGAAGAATCCAGCATATTTTATGTACTGGCAATCTATGCACCAAAGAGTCTTATGATTATCTTAAAACGCTAGCCAGTGATGTCCACGTTGTTCGAGGGGATTTTGATGAGGTAATAATTAGTTGCTGTTTTTCATTGCCCCTTCATAGTCCTCTTGACTTAAAGTTATTGATGTTATTGGTTAGGGGCAGAGCCAGTGACTAACCTGCAGTActattcaattcaattttcaattcaatgcaatttatttattttcttcagttTAAAATGTACACAAATAATTACAATCAACCTTCCTCATTCAAGTGTTGAAATGCAGGTAAATTGACTCTCTCACAAACCTAGGCTCACCAAAGTCAATCAACCCTTAGTCATTAGCCCCCAATATGGtgatacttggtttcatttcaaATGCAAATGCTGCCGCCCTTCCATCGTGTTTTTGTCTCAACATGCACCCCCATTCAATGTGCATTCCACTTGAATACTCATTAGTAATGATTCCTTCTCTTTGCAattatgaaaagttcaaaaactatGATGCGCAAAGAAAATACTTGCATGCTCTACTGTTAcgcttaaaattttttaaattggaggATATTCTTTTAGTTCAAACTTACATCTTTTCGAATTACAAATTAACACTCGAGTCTACAAAACCCAAGATCTGGCCAAAATTTTGGCCCAATTTTGCTTCGTTATATCACAACCTAGGTACTGATGTTTTGGAGTATCAAGAGTTTGAAAAATGTGCCTAGACtagaaattttgtattttatttcaatgataaaataGGTAGTCGATGAGATATCAagactttttacttttttcaattatgtGTACGGCATGAGGCATCTCCCTGCCACAGTGTTCTTAAATAAGTGATTTTCACAACTTTTTCTATCTTCTCCATCTTTTTGACAGAACTTCAATTACCCTGAGCAAAAAATAGTTACTGTCGGCCAGTTCCGAATAGGCCTATGTCACGGACACGGCACTGTTCCATGGGGTGATCCTGAATCCTTAGCTTTGACTCAACGACAGCTAGATGTAGATATTCTCATTTCCGGCCATACGCACAAATACGAAGCATACGAGCATGAAAATAAATTCTACATCAATCCTGGATCTGCCACTGGTGCTTATCATCCTTTAGAAACGTAAGTCCTCATCCATTTCTCATCTTCTACCATTCACAGAAAAGTTGGAATCAAGAGCATATTTACTTTCATGAAAGCCTCACAAATAATATCAATGTTACTTAGCTAAGGATGCATTTTAGTATCGCTTGAAGTTTCAGAAGTCAATTGAAGACCGGCAAAGCAGGGAAGTACCTTGGTATCTTGTTAAAGAGTAAAACATTAAGATGGTTCTGAAGAGATTTTTGGAAGTAGAGAAGAAAGGATCTCAtcaaaaactgacaaaattACCATTGGGTATGATTTGCCACAGAGGTGATGTTTTGACCATCTTCACTCATGGATCAGTTTAATTTAGCTTATAGCTGAAGTTCTCATAATGGAAggtgaaaaaattcatttatgcacaatttttcctcaataaaTATGATATCTTGGAGTTTTtcgccaacgtgcgttaaaaattcagcattaaactgaaattctcattacagagggaaaATCTCATCGGAGCACAGCTTTCCCTCAAAGttatatgctgtttggtgcaacactagttacatccattcaggaaggcaactgcagacgcgtttcggccttgtagggccaatcctcagtgcagtgcagcctcctgaattttctgctaccaagctcgaaAGGTCGTGAAAACCAGCTTGAGACTTGGGCAGGCGAACGCTGGCGGCAAGTAAACTTGCGCCATCTAGTGAGTGATTATCCAAACAGGTGCGCATAA contains:
- the Vps29 gene encoding vacuolar protein sorting-associated protein 29, with amino-acid sequence MLVLVIGDLHIPHRCSSLPSKFKKLLVPGRIQHILCTGNLCTKESYDYLKTLASDVHVVRGDFDENFNYPEQKIVTVGQFRIGLCHGHGTVPWGDPESLALTQRQLDVDILISGHTHKYEAYEHENKFYINPGSATGAYHPLETNVIPSFVLMDIHSTTVITYVYQLVGDEVKVEKIEYRKG